The Coffea arabica cultivar ET-39 chromosome 9e, Coffea Arabica ET-39 HiFi, whole genome shotgun sequence genome has a window encoding:
- the LOC140014564 gene encoding uncharacterized protein codes for MVDIRGLAELLIVWRVNSGSCDFWYDNWVGSGALHLRAPVLVDVGFQQVLLHRGWNGKLLASVLPLDVVHTILEMEVLETTNPDVMIWSPSTLGEFSLGSAYQEVREVRESSFMSSRVRHSQIPLRVSFFMLRLLRGRLPLDDALTRFQLHLPLKCVCCASPKCETVDHLFADGDMARTVWRFFGSECSVRHPGPLLRGVLAEWWFKSAPTENLCFILWLLPVFICWHLWKVRNSSVFQGVKVEVHGVCCAIFQDLKDAYVIKYGELQEIRQWPQFLGQVELRRAVIQITKV; via the coding sequence ATGGTAGACATCAGGGGGCTGGCGGAGTTGTTAATAGTTTGGAGAGTGAATAGTGGCAGTTGTGATTTCTGGTATGACAATTGGGTGGGTTCTGGGGCGTTGCATTTAAGGGCACCTGTGCTAGTGGACGTTGGCTTTCAACAAGTGTTGTTGCATAGGGGATGGAATGGTAAGCTGTTAGCTAGCGTATTGCCGCTGGATGTGGTCCACACAATTTTGGAGATGGAGGTCCTGGAGACTACCAATCCGGACGTTATGATCTGGTCCCCTTCTACCTTAGGGGAGTTCTCTCTCGGCTCCGCCTATCAGGAGGTGCGGGAGGTACGCGAATCCTCGTTTATGTCCAGCAGGGTACGGCATTCTCAGATTCCACTTAGAGTCTCATTCTTCATGCTCCGGCTGTTGCGGGGTAGGCTCCCACTGGACGACGCGTTGACGAGGTTCCAGCTTCATTTGCCTTTGAAGTGTGTTTGTTGTGCGAGTCCGAAGTGTGAAACGGTGGATCATTTATTCGCTGACGGGGACATGGCTAGGACGGTCTGGCGTTTCTTTGGCTCGGAGTGCAGTGTCCGGCATCCAGGTCCACTGCTTCGGGGAGTGTTGGCCGAATGGTGGTTCAAATCAGCACCAACGGAAAATTTATGCTTCATCTTGTGGTTATTACCGGTGTTTATTTGTTGGCACCTGTGGAAGGTAAGGAATTCTAGTGTTTTCCAAGGGGTGAAGGTGGAGGTGCATGGGGTGTGTTGCGCCATCTTTCAGGACCTGAAGGATgcctatgtgattaagtacgGTGAGTTACAGGAGATCAGGCAATGGCCGCAGTTCTTGGGGCAGGTGGAGTTGAGGCGAGCCGTGATTCAAATTACGAAAGTTTAG